The following proteins are encoded in a genomic region of Bacillus methanolicus MGA3:
- a CDS encoding ParA family protein, producing the protein MPIIAVSTNKGGVLKTSITTNLAGALCNNKKVLIIDTDNQGNVLVSFGINPDSVEQTLYDVLVEGLDPKEAIINVHPNIDVLPSNDDMSFLEFDVLSNREKYPTPFKMLKNAMGTIEKEYDYILIDSPPNLGLIQGNILSYAESVLIPFQPEGYSMRSLIKILNAIYNFKEQHNPKLKIKGVVATLVDQRTTLHSEVLQQCRRFCAENGIRMFETVIPRSVRFAASVAYERKPATLTDSKNSLVKAYFNLLQEVQE; encoded by the coding sequence ATGCCAATCATTGCAGTATCTACTAACAAAGGTGGGGTTTTAAAGACCAGTATAACCACGAATCTAGCTGGAGCTTTATGCAATAATAAAAAAGTCTTAATTATTGATACAGATAACCAGGGAAACGTATTAGTTTCGTTTGGAATTAATCCTGATTCAGTAGAACAAACATTGTATGATGTCTTAGTTGAAGGACTCGATCCAAAAGAAGCGATTATTAATGTTCATCCCAATATTGATGTTTTACCGTCAAATGATGATATGAGCTTTTTGGAATTTGATGTCCTTTCTAACAGAGAAAAATACCCGACCCCATTTAAAATGCTTAAAAATGCTATGGGAACAATTGAAAAAGAATACGACTATATTTTAATCGATAGCCCACCAAACTTAGGATTAATTCAAGGGAACATCCTCTCATACGCGGAAAGTGTCTTAATTCCGTTCCAGCCTGAAGGATATAGCATGAGGTCCTTAATCAAAATCTTAAATGCCATATATAATTTTAAAGAACAGCATAATCCGAAATTAAAAATTAAGGGAGTAGTTGCCACTCTTGTAGATCAAAGAACTACCCTGCACTCGGAAGTCCTTCAACAGTGCCGAAGATTTTGTGCGGAAAATGGCATCAGAATGTTTGAAACAGTTATTCCTCGTTCTGTAAGATTTGCTGCAAGTGTTGCTTACGAACGTAAACCGGCAACATTGACTGATTCTAAAAACTCATTGGTAAAAGCTTATTTTAATTTATTACAGGAGGTACAAGAATAA
- a CDS encoding RNA chaperone Hfq has protein sequence MSTELKQKPQKKEPHHVQKRLYQKFLNQSVVVHLVSGLKVKGKLTEYDQYTIAVSVKKEEMMIYKHAISLIRPYHSESDDE, from the coding sequence ATGTCTACGGAGTTAAAGCAAAAACCACAAAAAAAAGAACCCCATCATGTTCAAAAGAGGCTTTATCAAAAATTTCTCAATCAATCGGTTGTCGTTCACTTAGTTTCCGGTTTAAAAGTAAAAGGAAAGCTGACCGAATATGATCAATACACTATTGCCGTTTCTGTCAAAAAAGAAGAAATGATGATCTATAAACACGCTATCAGCCTGATCCGTCCATACCATTCTGAGTCGGATGATGAATAA
- a CDS encoding iron-containing alcohol dehydrogenase produces MTTNFFIPPASVIGRGAVKEVGTRLKQIGAKKALIVTDAFLHSTGLSEEVAKNIREAGVDVAIFPKAQPDPADTQVHEGVDVFKQENCDSLVSIGGGSSHDTAKAIGLVAANGGRINDYQGVNSVEKPVVPVVAITTTAGTGSETTSLAVITDSARKVKMPVIDEKITPTVAIVDPELMVKKPAGLTIATGMDALSHAIEAYVAKGATPVTDAFAIQAMKLINEYLPKAVANGEDIEAREKMAYAQYMAGVAFNNGGLGLVHSISHQVGGVYKLQHGICNSVNMPHVCAFNLIAKTERFAHIAELLGENVAGLSTAAAAERAIVALERINKSFGIPSGYAEMGVKEEDIELLAKNAYEDVCTQSNPRVPTVQDIAQIIKNAM; encoded by the coding sequence ATGACAACAAACTTTTTCATTCCACCAGCCAGCGTAATTGGACGCGGTGCAGTAAAGGAAGTAGGAACAAGACTTAAGCAAATTGGAGCTAAGAAAGCGCTTATCGTTACAGATGCATTCCTTCACAGCACAGGTTTATCTGAAGAAGTTGCTAAAAACATTCGTGAAGCTGGCGTTGATGTTGCGATTTTCCCAAAAGCTCAACCAGATCCAGCAGATACACAAGTTCATGAAGGTGTAGATGTATTCAAACAAGAAAACTGTGATTCACTTGTTTCTATCGGTGGAGGTAGCTCTCACGATACAGCTAAAGCAATCGGTTTAGTTGCAGCAAACGGCGGAAGAATCAATGACTATCAAGGTGTAAACAGCGTAGAAAAACCAGTCGTTCCAGTAGTTGCAATCACTACAACAGCTGGTACTGGTAGTGAAACAACATCTCTTGCGGTTATTACAGACTCTGCACGTAAAGTAAAAATGCCTGTTATTGATGAGAAAATTACTCCAACTGTAGCAATTGTTGACCCAGAATTAATGGTGAAAAAACCAGCTGGATTAACAATCGCAACTGGTATGGATGCATTGTCCCATGCAATTGAAGCATATGTTGCAAAAGGTGCTACACCAGTTACTGATGCATTTGCTATTCAAGCAATGAAACTTATCAATGAATACTTACCAAAAGCGGTTGCGAACGGAGAAGACATCGAAGCACGTGAAAAAATGGCTTATGCACAATACATGGCAGGAGTGGCATTTAACAACGGTGGTTTAGGACTAGTTCACTCTATTTCTCACCAAGTAGGTGGAGTTTACAAATTACAACACGGAATCTGTAACTCAGTTAATATGCCACACGTTTGCGCATTCAACCTAATTGCTAAAACTGAGCGCTTCGCACACATTGCTGAGCTTTTAGGTGAGAATGTTGCTGGCTTAAGCACTGCAGCAGCTGCTGAGAGAGCAATTGTAGCTCTTGAAAGAATCAACAAATCCTTCGGTATCCCATCTGGCTATGCAGAAATGGGCGTGAAAGAAGAGGATATCGAATTATTAGCGAAAAACGCATACGAAGACGTATGTACTCAAAGCAACCCACGCGTTCCTACTGTTCAAGACATTGCACAAATCATCAAAAACGCTATGTAA
- the glpX gene encoding class II fructose-bisphosphatase codes for MRELKSEKRVQSLAMEFLSVAQQAALASYPWIGKGNKNEVDRAGTEAMRNRLNLIDMSGLIVIGEGEMDEAPMLYIGEELGTGKGPQLDIAVDPVDGTGLMAKGMDNSIAVIAASTRGSLLHAPDMYMEKIAVGPKAKGCVNLDASLTENMKSVAKALGKDLRELTVMIQDRPRHDHLIQQVRDVGARLKLFSDGDVTRAIGTALEEVDVDILVGTGGAPEGVIAATALKCLGGDFQGRLAPQNEEEFDRCITMGITDPRKIFTIDEIVKSDDCFFVATGITDGLLINGIRKKEDGLMQTHSFLTIGGSSVKYQFIEAYH; via the coding sequence ATGAGGGAATTGAAAAGCGAAAAGCGTGTTCAGTCGTTAGCTATGGAATTTCTCTCTGTAGCACAGCAAGCAGCTCTCGCTTCTTATCCTTGGATAGGAAAAGGTAATAAAAACGAAGTTGATAGGGCTGGTACGGAAGCTATGCGCAATCGACTGAACCTCATTGATATGAGCGGTTTAATTGTTATTGGTGAAGGGGAAATGGACGAAGCTCCTATGCTTTATATTGGAGAGGAACTCGGAACAGGAAAAGGACCCCAACTCGATATTGCAGTAGACCCTGTTGATGGAACGGGTTTAATGGCAAAAGGAATGGATAATTCAATAGCAGTAATTGCTGCATCCACTAGAGGAAGTTTACTGCATGCCCCAGATATGTACATGGAAAAGATAGCTGTGGGACCAAAAGCAAAAGGCTGCGTAAATCTAGACGCATCTTTAACAGAAAATATGAAATCAGTTGCTAAAGCTTTAGGGAAAGATTTAAGAGAATTAACTGTAATGATACAGGATAGACCACGTCATGATCATTTGATCCAACAAGTAAGAGATGTAGGGGCTAGACTCAAATTATTTTCTGATGGTGACGTTACAAGGGCAATAGGTACTGCACTCGAAGAAGTAGACGTTGATATATTAGTAGGAACTGGCGGTGCTCCAGAAGGAGTAATTGCTGCAACCGCACTGAAGTGTTTGGGGGGAGATTTCCAAGGAAGACTTGCTCCTCAAAACGAAGAAGAATTTGATCGCTGTATTACGATGGGAATAACAGATCCAAGAAAAATTTTCACAATAGATGAAATTGTAAAATCAGATGATTGCTTTTTTGTAGCAACAGGAATAACTGACGGACTGCTTATAAATGGTATTCGAAAAAAAGAAGATGGTTTAATGCAAACGCACTCTTTTCTTACAATTGGAGGAAGCAGCGTAAAATACCAATTTATTGAAGCTTATCATTGA
- the fba gene encoding class II fructose-1,6-bisphosphate aldolase gives MPLVSMKDMLNHGKENGYAVGQFNINNLEFGQAILQAAEEEKSPVIIGVSVGAANYMGGFKLIVDMVKSLMDSYNVTVPVAIHLDHGPSLEKCVQAIHAGFTSVMIDGSHLPLEENIELTKRVVEIAHSVGVSVEAELGRIGGQEDDVVAESFYAIPSECEQLVRETGVDCFAPALGSVHGPYKGEPKLGFDRMEEIMKLTGVPLVLHGGTGIPTKDIQKAISLGTAKINVNTESQIAATKAVREVLNNDAKLFDPRKFLAPAREAIKETIKGKMREFGSSGKA, from the coding sequence ATGCCATTAGTTTCAATGAAGGATATGTTAAATCATGGAAAAGAAAATGGATATGCTGTTGGACAGTTTAACATCAATAATCTTGAGTTTGGTCAAGCGATTTTACAAGCTGCAGAGGAAGAGAAGTCTCCTGTTATTATCGGGGTATCTGTAGGTGCTGCTAATTACATGGGTGGATTTAAGTTAATTGTTGATATGGTCAAATCATTAATGGATTCATATAACGTAACGGTACCAGTTGCTATTCATCTTGACCATGGTCCAAGTCTTGAGAAATGTGTACAAGCCATCCATGCTGGATTTACATCTGTTATGATCGATGGTTCCCATCTTCCACTTGAAGAAAATATTGAATTAACAAAACGTGTGGTTGAAATAGCACATTCTGTTGGCGTATCTGTTGAGGCAGAGCTAGGTCGTATCGGTGGACAAGAAGATGATGTAGTAGCTGAATCATTTTATGCTATCCCTTCAGAATGTGAGCAATTAGTTCGTGAAACAGGAGTAGACTGCTTTGCACCTGCGTTAGGTTCTGTCCATGGTCCGTATAAAGGTGAACCAAAACTTGGTTTTGATCGGATGGAGGAAATTATGAAATTAACAGGTGTTCCTCTTGTTCTCCACGGTGGTACAGGTATTCCAACAAAAGATATTCAAAAAGCTATTTCGCTTGGTACAGCAAAAATTAACGTAAATACAGAAAGCCAAATTGCTGCTACAAAAGCCGTTCGAGAAGTTTTAAATAACGATGCTAAGCTGTTTGATCCTCGCAAATTTTTAGCACCGGCTCGGGAAGCGATTAAAGAAACCATTAAAGGTAAAATGCGTGAATTTGGATCTTCAGGTAAAGCTTAA